Proteins encoded in a region of the Flavobacterium sp. MDT1-60 genome:
- the priA gene encoding primosomal protein N' codes for MFFVEVILPLSLAKIFTYRISEAEFHFIKKGMRVAVPFGKSKIYTALVIDMHQNEPSLYEAKEIHQILDEKPIATETQIKHWLWVANYYMCGIGDVYRGAFPSGLLLESETIISHKIDVIVNQNELSDDEFLVYEALQQQSSLKVQEIISILNKKNILPVLQKLMEKDIIVLEEEIKENYKPKLIRYVKLHSKYESNNGLSELLEELKSARKQKEIVLAYFQISASEKKPITVKKLTEVSNSTSTIVKTLIEKEIFEEYYLQHDRVSFGGKASEKQLVLSDAQETAFSEIKDSFTEKEVCLLHGVTSSGKTEIYIKLIEDYLETGKQVLYLLPEIALTTQLVSRLRLHFGDKVAVFHSKYSNNERVEVWKQTLENSDKAQIVIGARSALFLPFNNLGLLIVDEEHEQTFKQTDPAPRYHARDSAIVLANFHNAKVLLGSATPSIETYFNTQSKKFALVTITERYNNVRMPEVVLVDLKDKHFRKRMTGHFSDLLIEEIAEALSLGEQVILFQNRRGYSPIIECLTCGHVPHCQQCDVSLTFHKHKNQLRCHYCGYSIAKPTHCHSCSSIDLTTKGFGTEQIEQELIALFPKAKTGRMDQDTTRGKFGFEKIIDTFKNREIDILVGTQMLAKGLDFDNVSLVGIMNADNMLHHPDFRAFERSFQMMTQVAGRAGRSEKQGKVVIQTYNPNHNTIQQVTTHNYIGMYKEQLYDRQIYKYPPYFRIIKLTLKHKDFDKLKEGSMWLYQVLSQNLNMPVLGPEEPLISRIRNEYIRTILIKIPQNMNLGSTKKTIQKMLNSFEAVAQYRAIKVIANVDFY; via the coding sequence ATGTTTTTTGTCGAAGTCATTTTACCACTTTCTCTAGCTAAAATCTTCACTTATCGTATTTCTGAGGCTGAATTCCATTTTATAAAAAAAGGGATGCGGGTGGCAGTACCTTTTGGTAAAAGCAAAATTTATACGGCTTTGGTAATAGATATGCATCAGAATGAACCAAGTTTGTATGAGGCTAAAGAAATTCATCAGATATTAGACGAAAAACCAATTGCTACCGAAACTCAGATTAAGCACTGGCTTTGGGTGGCGAACTATTATATGTGTGGCATTGGTGATGTATATCGTGGTGCTTTTCCGAGTGGATTATTGCTGGAAAGTGAAACTATTATTTCGCATAAAATAGATGTTATCGTCAATCAAAATGAACTTTCTGATGATGAATTTTTAGTTTACGAAGCTTTACAGCAACAGAGTTCTCTTAAAGTTCAGGAGATTATTTCAATTTTGAACAAAAAAAATATTCTTCCGGTTCTTCAAAAATTAATGGAAAAGGACATCATTGTTTTGGAAGAAGAAATAAAAGAAAATTATAAGCCGAAGTTGATTCGATATGTAAAATTGCATTCAAAATATGAATCAAATAATGGTTTAAGTGAATTATTAGAAGAACTGAAAAGTGCCAGGAAACAAAAAGAAATTGTTTTGGCTTATTTTCAAATTAGTGCTTCGGAAAAGAAGCCTATTACAGTTAAGAAATTGACTGAAGTTTCGAATTCGACTTCAACAATTGTAAAAACATTAATTGAAAAAGAAATTTTTGAAGAATATTATTTGCAACACGACAGAGTTTCTTTTGGTGGAAAGGCTTCAGAGAAACAATTAGTATTAAGCGATGCCCAGGAAACCGCTTTTTCAGAAATTAAAGATAGTTTCACAGAGAAAGAAGTTTGTTTATTGCACGGCGTTACATCAAGTGGTAAAACAGAAATATATATTAAGTTAATTGAGGACTATTTAGAAACAGGAAAACAGGTTTTGTATCTGTTGCCTGAAATTGCATTAACAACGCAATTAGTTTCTCGTTTAAGACTGCATTTCGGGGATAAAGTTGCTGTCTTTCATTCGAAGTACAGTAACAACGAAAGAGTAGAAGTTTGGAAACAGACGCTGGAAAATTCAGATAAAGCTCAAATTGTAATAGGAGCGAGGTCAGCTTTGTTTTTACCTTTTAATAATCTGGGATTATTGATTGTGGACGAAGAGCACGAACAGACTTTTAAACAAACGGATCCGGCACCAAGATATCACGCCCGGGATTCAGCAATTGTGTTGGCTAATTTTCATAATGCCAAAGTACTTTTAGGGTCAGCAACTCCAAGTATCGAAACCTATTTTAATACGCAAAGTAAAAAATTTGCTTTAGTTACAATTACAGAGCGTTATAATAATGTTCGAATGCCAGAAGTTGTTTTAGTTGATTTAAAAGACAAGCATTTTAGAAAAAGAATGACGGGGCATTTTAGTGATCTTTTAATCGAAGAAATTGCTGAAGCTTTGTCTTTGGGTGAACAGGTTATTTTGTTTCAGAATAGAAGAGGGTATTCTCCTATAATAGAATGTCTCACTTGCGGTCACGTACCTCATTGTCAACAATGCGATGTAAGTTTGACTTTTCATAAACATAAAAATCAATTGCGTTGCCATTATTGTGGATATTCAATAGCAAAACCAACACATTGCCATAGTTGTTCAAGTATTGATTTGACAACAAAAGGTTTCGGAACAGAACAAATAGAACAGGAATTAATAGCTCTTTTTCCGAAAGCCAAAACCGGAAGGATGGATCAGGATACTACAAGAGGGAAATTTGGTTTTGAAAAGATCATTGATACTTTTAAAAACAGAGAAATTGATATTTTAGTCGGAACCCAAATGCTGGCTAAAGGTTTGGATTTTGACAATGTAAGTCTCGTCGGAATTATGAATGCCGATAATATGTTGCATCATCCTGATTTTAGAGCTTTCGAGCGCAGTTTTCAGATGATGACACAAGTTGCCGGAAGAGCCGGAAGGTCAGAAAAACAAGGAAAAGTTGTGATTCAAACCTACAATCCAAATCATAATACGATTCAGCAGGTTACGACACATAATTATATAGGCATGTATAAGGAGCAATTATACGATCGCCAAATCTATAAATACCCGCCTTATTTCAGAATTATAAAGCTGACGTTAAAGCACAAAGATTTCGATAAGTTGAAAGAAGGATCGATGTGGTTGTACCAGGTTTTGAGCCAGAATTTGAATATGCCGGTTTTAGGTCCGGAAGAACCACTGATCAGCAGAATCAGAAATGAATATATCAGGACGATTTTGATTAAGATTCCGCAAAATATGAATTTAGGAAGCACAAAAAAAACTATTCAGAAAATGTTGAATAGTTTCGAGGCTGTCGCTCAGTACAGAGCTATAAAAGTGATTGCCAACGTCGATTTTTATTAA
- a CDS encoding YihY/virulence factor BrkB family protein: MSQEIEDRIEKVPVVRSLARLLKKIKLPWLEGFSLYDLLEMYTLGILEGAFSYHASAVSFSFFMALFPFALFILNLIPYIPIEGFQDDFLQFVQQGVPPNTYDAISKIISDILNNSHSGLLSSGFLLSIFLMSNGINGILSGFESSKHVFDKRGFFSQYLVALAISLVMTIILFVTVATIVVFEVFIQKTIIQDVLSDRIPLIILGRYLFVILMILITSSILLRYGTKQYSKVPFISIGSVFTTILIVISSFFFGIWVIKFSKYNELYGSIGTLLILMFYIWINCMILLLGFELNASIRKLKQKKNK, encoded by the coding sequence ATGTCTCAAGAGATAGAAGATCGGATTGAAAAAGTACCCGTTGTACGTTCGTTAGCCCGGCTTTTAAAGAAAATAAAATTGCCTTGGTTAGAAGGATTCTCGTTATACGATTTGCTCGAAATGTATACGCTCGGAATTCTCGAAGGAGCATTTTCGTATCATGCGAGTGCTGTTTCGTTTAGTTTTTTTATGGCGCTGTTTCCTTTTGCATTGTTTATTTTGAACTTGATTCCTTATATTCCAATTGAAGGTTTTCAGGATGATTTTCTGCAGTTTGTTCAGCAGGGAGTTCCACCAAATACTTACGATGCAATTAGTAAAATTATCAGTGATATTTTGAATAATAGTCACTCTGGATTACTTTCATCAGGATTTTTACTTTCAATTTTTTTGATGTCAAATGGTATTAATGGAATCTTGAGTGGTTTTGAATCTTCGAAACATGTTTTTGATAAACGTGGTTTCTTTAGTCAATACTTGGTTGCATTAGCGATTTCACTTGTAATGACAATTATATTGTTTGTAACGGTGGCCACAATTGTCGTTTTTGAGGTGTTTATTCAAAAAACAATCATTCAGGATGTGTTGAGTGATCGTATTCCGCTCATTATTTTAGGACGATATTTGTTTGTTATTTTAATGATTTTGATAACATCTTCAATATTACTGCGTTATGGTACAAAACAGTATAGTAAAGTACCATTTATCAGCATTGGATCTGTTTTTACAACCATTCTAATTGTTATATCTTCGTTCTTTTTTGGGATTTGGGTTATAAAATTCTCAAAATATAACGAACTTTATGGTTCTATTGGGACATTATTAATTCTAATGTTTTACATTTGGATTAACTGTATGATTCTGCTTTTAGGGTTCGAATTGAATGCTTCTATCAGAAAATTAAAACAAAAAAAAAATAAATAG
- the bla-B1-FLAV gene encoding subclass B1 metallo-beta-lactamase has product MRRFASIILFLAILSNSFGQSKNSLLQISHLTGDFYVYKTFHDYKGTLISANAMYLVTNKGVVLFDAPWDQTQFQPLLDTIKKRYNKEVIMCFATHSHEDRAGGLDFYRQKGIKTYTIKTTDQILKEKNEKRAEFVISNDTTFTVGQHSFEVYYPGKGHAPDNIVVWFEKEKVLYGGCFIKSAEAKDLGYLGDADVKEWEKSIKKVQSKFKSPKYIITGHDDWKDLTSLKHTLKLVQEYNVSKTSNKSKKE; this is encoded by the coding sequence ATGCGAAGATTTGCGTCAATAATTTTATTCTTAGCAATACTATCCAATAGTTTTGGACAATCTAAGAATTCGCTATTACAAATAAGTCATCTTACAGGTGACTTTTATGTTTATAAAACATTTCATGATTATAAAGGAACTTTGATTTCTGCCAATGCCATGTATCTTGTTACAAATAAGGGTGTTGTTTTGTTTGATGCACCTTGGGATCAAACGCAGTTTCAGCCATTGTTAGATACTATAAAAAAGAGGTATAACAAAGAAGTCATTATGTGTTTTGCAACGCATTCTCATGAGGATCGTGCAGGAGGATTAGATTTTTACAGACAAAAAGGAATTAAGACTTACACCATAAAAACTACAGATCAAATCCTTAAGGAGAAGAACGAAAAAAGAGCTGAATTTGTAATTTCCAATGATACTACATTTACAGTTGGACAGCATTCTTTTGAGGTTTATTATCCGGGAAAAGGGCATGCGCCGGATAATATTGTAGTTTGGTTTGAAAAAGAAAAAGTGCTTTATGGAGGTTGTTTTATCAAGAGCGCAGAAGCAAAAGATTTAGGATATTTGGGTGATGCAGATGTAAAGGAGTGGGAGAAATCCATTAAAAAAGTACAATCTAAATTTAAGAGCCCTAAATATATCATAACCGGTCATGATGATTGGAAAGACCTGACTTCTTTAAAGCATACTTTGAAATTAGTTCAGGAATATAATGTTTCGAAAACTTCAAATAAATCCAAGAAAGAATAG
- the rpsF gene encoding 30S ribosomal protein S6, producing MNHYETVFILNPVLSEVQVKETVTKFEEFLTTRGAEMVSKEDWGLKKMAYEIQNKKSGFYHLFEFKVAGEVLIAFETEFRRDERVMRFLTVSLDKHAISWAERRRAKLKSTKA from the coding sequence ATGAATCATTATGAAACTGTTTTCATTTTAAATCCCGTTTTATCTGAGGTTCAGGTGAAGGAAACAGTAACGAAATTTGAAGAATTTCTTACTACTAGAGGAGCTGAAATGGTGTCGAAAGAGGATTGGGGTCTGAAAAAAATGGCTTACGAAATCCAAAACAAAAAAAGTGGTTTTTACCATTTATTCGAATTCAAAGTAGCTGGAGAAGTTCTAATTGCTTTTGAAACTGAATTTAGACGTGACGAAAGAGTTATGCGTTTCTTAACTGTAAGTTTAGACAAACATGCTATTTCATGGGCTGAAAGAAGAAGAGCCAAATTAAAATCTACTAAAGCTTAA
- a CDS encoding DUF2147 domain-containing protein, translated as MKNWMLAIGVFFLTISTIQAQSVIGKWKTIDDETGEAKSVVEVYEKSGKIYGKVVEILRADHKKDVCVKCEGAEKNKPILGMVIINGLKKDGSEYNGGTILDPTNGKKYKCYIELESADKLKLRGYVGISIMGRTQYWTRAK; from the coding sequence ATGAAAAATTGGATGTTAGCAATTGGTGTTTTTTTTCTAACAATAAGCACTATTCAGGCGCAAAGTGTCATTGGAAAATGGAAAACAATTGATGATGAAACTGGCGAGGCAAAATCGGTTGTAGAGGTTTACGAAAAATCGGGTAAGATATACGGTAAAGTGGTAGAGATACTTCGTGCCGATCATAAAAAGGATGTGTGCGTTAAATGTGAAGGCGCCGAAAAAAACAAACCAATTTTAGGAATGGTTATCATTAACGGACTTAAAAAAGATGGTTCTGAATATAACGGAGGAACAATTTTGGATCCTACAAATGGTAAAAAATACAAATGTTATATTGAGTTAGAATCTGCTGATAAATTAAAACTTCGTGGTTACGTTGGGATTTCTATTATGGGAAGAACACAATATTGGACACGAGCGAAATAA
- a CDS encoding PIN domain-containing protein: MGYLLDTSICVFFLRGRLNLDKMVKEIGLEKCYISEITVAELRFGAENSDNPVKSNKAVDIFLKGLTIIPIFGSIKRYAIEKVRLRKIGKPMHDEFDLLIGVTAIENQLILVTDNIKDFKLLDGIRMENWFERN; encoded by the coding sequence ATGGGGTATTTACTGGACACAAGTATTTGCGTTTTCTTTTTAAGAGGAAGACTCAATCTGGATAAAATGGTAAAAGAAATAGGATTGGAAAAGTGTTATATTTCTGAAATTACTGTTGCAGAACTTCGTTTTGGAGCTGAAAATAGTGATAATCCTGTAAAGTCAAATAAAGCAGTTGATATATTTTTAAAAGGATTAACAATTATTCCAATTTTTGGTTCTATAAAAAGATATGCTATAGAAAAAGTACGACTTAGAAAAATTGGAAAACCAATGCATGATGAGTTTGATCTTTTGATTGGTGTTACAGCAATAGAAAACCAATTAATTCTAGTTACCGATAATATTAAGGATTTTAAACTTTTGGATGGAATTCGAATGGAAAATTGGTTTGAAAGAAATTAA
- the rpsR gene encoding 30S ribosomal protein S18 produces MSTIEQSAKGKKDGDIRYLTPLNIETNKTKKYCRFKKSGIKYIDYKDADFLLKFVNEQGKILPRRLTGTSLKYQRKVSVAVKRARHLALMPYVADLLK; encoded by the coding sequence ATGTCTACAATAGAGCAATCTGCAAAAGGAAAAAAAGACGGAGATATCAGATATTTAACGCCTTTAAACATTGAAACTAACAAAACTAAAAAGTATTGTCGTTTCAAAAAATCAGGAATCAAATATATCGATTATAAAGATGCTGATTTCTTATTGAAATTCGTTAATGAGCAAGGAAAAATTCTTCCTCGTCGTTTAACTGGAACTTCATTGAAATACCAAAGAAAAGTTTCTGTAGCTGTAAAAAGAGCTCGTCACTTAGCATTAATGCCATACGTGGCCGATTTATTAAAATAA
- a CDS encoding TonB-dependent receptor, translated as MKKIFALLLCLLVLTVAKGQTTTSSIKGIVKSSTNELLPGATILAIHTPTGGKYSAVSNEDGRFNILNMRIGGPYKITVTFVGFQDQEYNDIYLDLGKPFNIDVVLADASQALEEVKIVSKDKVFKSGKTGAETTIGRRELTSLPTISRSAEDFTRLEPTASGGSFGGRNDQYNNYSLNGAVFNNPFGLDAATPGGQTGAQPISLDAIEQIQVATAPYDVTLSGFTGASVNAVTKSGTNEFHGTAYAFYRNQDLTGSKIKGEKIFVPTLEQTQAGFSLGAPIIKDKLFIFGNFEIDKRSDLGSNFVANNNDGVTGINESRVLESDLIAVSNALAALGYDTGAYQGFIHESNSNKGIIKVDWNINDNHKLAVIYNFLDASKDKPAHPTALGFRGPNASILQFRNSGYQINNNLSSFLVELNSKFSEKISNKLQAGYSHFNDYRVPFSVPAPVINIQDGAGSNYIIAGHEPFSINNTLDQKVIQITNNLTYTVGKHVFTFGASFEKFGFKNSFNLAGYDNFGNPNGYAGTFFTPYFTTQDFLDDAAQPYATSIIAQNLQYAQDTFNTKSQFEVGADGGWKLAELNVGQLAFYAQDDISLNDDFKLSLGLRIDKPLYFNTADLIQKYIDTDNGGAGRDNSIDYYDPQTGQAVKLISTDLPSDRILWSPRIGFNWDVKGDATSQLRGGSGIFTGRIPFVWLGNQVSGADDSFLQIMDPDYKWPQVWRTSLGFDHRFESNYIVTLDLSYNKDINAVHVQNWGLKDPTGTLAGVDNRLIYTAADKGANNAYVMTNSDKGSAFNATVKLQKTFENGLYASVAYNYLKSKDVNSIEAEITGDAFAFNPALGNVNNDVLSNSKYGDNHRFIGVASKKWKYGNDKWATTVSTFLEYAQGGRFNYTYGGDINGDGSSVNDLIYIPTTAEISQMTFSGAGQAEAFDKFIAQDKYMKDRRGQYAERYGAISPWRGRCDLKLLQDYNFRVSSASEKKNTIQFSIDILNFGNLINSDWGVVQVPTSVQPIGVTVAGNTPTYTFNNTPTKTFSYDASLTSRWQMQFGIRYIF; from the coding sequence ATGAAAAAAATCTTTGCATTATTGTTATGTTTGCTGGTCTTAACCGTGGCTAAAGGGCAAACAACAACTTCGAGTATTAAGGGTATTGTAAAAAGTTCTACGAATGAACTATTACCTGGTGCTACTATTTTAGCAATTCATACTCCAACAGGAGGTAAATATTCAGCTGTTTCTAATGAAGATGGAAGGTTTAATATTTTAAATATGAGAATTGGAGGCCCATACAAAATCACAGTTACTTTTGTGGGCTTTCAGGATCAGGAATATAATGACATATATCTTGATCTGGGAAAACCTTTTAATATTGATGTAGTTTTAGCAGATGCCAGTCAGGCATTAGAAGAAGTTAAAATTGTATCTAAAGATAAGGTCTTTAAAAGTGGAAAAACAGGTGCAGAAACTACAATTGGCCGAAGAGAATTAACATCTTTACCGACAATTTCAAGATCGGCGGAAGATTTTACCCGTTTAGAACCTACGGCGAGTGGTGGTTCCTTTGGGGGAAGAAATGATCAGTATAATAATTATTCTTTAAATGGAGCTGTATTTAATAATCCGTTTGGTTTAGATGCTGCAACTCCGGGTGGACAAACAGGTGCTCAGCCTATTTCATTGGATGCAATTGAACAGATTCAGGTTGCAACTGCGCCTTATGATGTAACACTATCAGGTTTTACGGGAGCTTCTGTAAATGCGGTTACAAAATCGGGAACCAATGAGTTTCATGGTACAGCGTATGCATTTTATAGAAATCAGGATTTAACTGGAAGTAAAATTAAAGGAGAAAAGATTTTTGTGCCAACTTTAGAACAGACTCAGGCTGGATTTAGTTTAGGAGCACCTATTATTAAAGATAAATTATTCATTTTTGGAAATTTCGAAATCGACAAACGAAGTGATTTAGGATCAAACTTTGTTGCAAACAATAACGATGGTGTAACCGGAATTAATGAATCAAGAGTTTTAGAATCTGATTTAATTGCAGTTTCAAATGCATTGGCCGCTTTAGGATATGATACCGGTGCTTATCAGGGTTTCATACATGAATCTAATTCAAATAAAGGAATTATTAAAGTAGACTGGAATATAAATGATAATCATAAATTAGCTGTAATTTATAATTTCTTAGATGCATCAAAAGATAAACCGGCTCACCCAACAGCCTTAGGTTTTAGAGGCCCAAATGCTTCAATATTGCAATTTAGAAACTCAGGATATCAAATCAATAATAATTTAAGTTCATTTTTAGTTGAGCTAAATTCAAAATTCAGTGAAAAAATCTCAAATAAACTACAGGCAGGGTATTCACACTTTAATGATTACAGAGTACCGTTTTCAGTTCCGGCTCCTGTAATTAATATTCAGGATGGCGCAGGTTCTAATTATATTATTGCCGGGCATGAACCATTTTCAATCAATAATACTTTAGACCAAAAAGTAATTCAGATTACTAATAATTTGACTTATACGGTGGGGAAACACGTGTTTACTTTTGGAGCTTCTTTTGAAAAATTCGGATTTAAAAATTCTTTCAATTTAGCCGGATATGATAATTTTGGAAATCCAAATGGCTATGCAGGAACTTTTTTCACGCCTTATTTTACAACACAAGACTTTTTAGACGATGCAGCTCAGCCTTATGCAACAAGCATTATTGCGCAAAACCTTCAATATGCGCAAGATACATTTAATACAAAAAGTCAATTTGAAGTTGGAGCTGATGGTGGATGGAAATTGGCTGAATTAAATGTAGGCCAGTTAGCATTTTATGCACAGGATGATATTAGCTTAAATGATGATTTTAAATTGTCTTTAGGTTTAAGAATAGATAAACCATTGTACTTTAATACAGCTGATTTGATTCAGAAATATATAGATACGGATAATGGAGGAGCGGGCAGAGACAATAGTATTGATTATTATGATCCGCAAACTGGTCAGGCAGTAAAACTAATATCTACAGATTTACCAAGCGATCGAATTTTATGGTCTCCAAGAATTGGTTTTAATTGGGATGTTAAAGGTGATGCAACTTCACAACTTCGTGGAGGTTCAGGTATTTTTACAGGAAGAATCCCTTTTGTATGGTTAGGAAATCAGGTAAGTGGTGCTGATGACAGTTTCTTGCAAATAATGGATCCTGATTACAAATGGCCACAAGTTTGGAGAACAAGTTTAGGATTTGATCATAGATTTGAAAGTAATTATATAGTAACATTAGATCTGTCTTACAATAAAGATATTAATGCGGTACATGTTCAGAATTGGGGATTGAAAGACCCGACAGGAACATTAGCCGGCGTAGACAACAGATTAATTTATACTGCAGCAGATAAAGGAGCAAATAATGCTTATGTAATGACCAATTCAGATAAAGGAAGTGCTTTTAATGCAACGGTTAAATTACAGAAGACATTTGAAAATGGTTTGTATGCCAGTGTTGCTTATAATTATTTGAAATCAAAAGATGTTAACTCTATTGAAGCAGAAATTACGGGAGATGCTTTTGCTTTTAATCCGGCACTTGGAAATGTAAACAATGATGTATTATCCAATTCTAAATATGGAGACAATCATCGTTTTATTGGAGTTGCTTCTAAAAAATGGAAATATGGAAATGACAAATGGGCAACAACAGTTTCGACTTTCTTGGAATATGCTCAGGGAGGTCGTTTTAATTATACTTATGGAGGAGATATTAATGGAGATGGTTCATCCGTAAATGATTTAATATATATCCCTACTACTGCAGAAATTTCTCAAATGACTTTTAGTGGGGCCGGTCAAGCCGAGGCATTTGATAAATTCATTGCTCAGGATAAATACATGAAAGACAGAAGAGGGCAATATGCAGAACGTTATGGCGCTATATCTCCATGGAGAGGAAGATGCGATTTAAAGTTATTGCAGGATTATAATTTTAGAGTTTCATCGGCTTCTGAAAAAAAGAATACAATTCAATTTAGTATCGATATTTTGAATTTTGGAAATTTAATCAATTCAGATTGGGGAGTTGTTCAGGTTCCAACCAGCGTTCAGCCAATAGGAGTGACCGTTGCAGGAAATACACCAACTTATACTTTTAATAATACACCAACTAAAACCTTTAGTTATGATGCTAGCTTAACCTCAAGATGGCAAATGCAATTTGGTATCAGATACATTTTCTAG
- the rplI gene encoding 50S ribosomal protein L9: MELILKQDVQNLGFKDDVVSVKAGYGRNFLIPQGFAQLATPSAKKVLAENLKQRAHKEAKIVADAKALAETLKALEIKLTAKAGGEKLFGSITNIDIAEALEKSGNAIDRKFITSGIVKRTGKYSASIRLHRDVIVDLPYEIIAEK, from the coding sequence ATGGAACTTATCTTAAAACAAGACGTACAAAACTTAGGTTTTAAAGATGACGTAGTATCAGTTAAAGCTGGTTACGGTCGTAACTTTTTAATTCCTCAAGGATTCGCGCAATTAGCTACACCTTCTGCAAAGAAAGTTTTAGCTGAAAACCTAAAACAAAGAGCTCATAAAGAGGCTAAAATTGTTGCTGATGCTAAAGCATTAGCTGAAACTTTGAAAGCTCTTGAAATTAAACTTACTGCAAAAGCTGGTGGAGAGAAACTTTTTGGTTCTATCACAAACATCGACATTGCTGAAGCTTTAGAGAAATCAGGTAACGCTATTGATAGAAAATTCATCACTAGTGGTATCGTAAAACGTACTGGAAAATATTCTGCTAGCATCCGTTTACACAGAGATGTTATCGTTGATTTGCCATACGAGATTATCGCTGAAAAATAA
- a CDS encoding DUF6495 family protein — protein MKYARLTKEQFDELHAEFASFLATQAIDKAEWDSLKINKPEVAEQELDVFSDLIWEGVLSRAEFLEHFSKNHIFLFQCFETHVQSIVLKSLVPETDFLTKEGLQWLSDNMFTETIEMKVGKKVFAEDRNVSIFELIQQGAFLSDGQLFKQINTILES, from the coding sequence ATGAAATACGCAAGACTTACAAAAGAGCAATTTGATGAATTGCACGCAGAATTTGCCAGCTTTTTAGCTACTCAGGCTATTGATAAAGCAGAATGGGATTCTCTTAAAATAAATAAACCCGAAGTGGCTGAACAGGAACTGGATGTTTTCTCTGATTTGATTTGGGAAGGTGTTTTGTCCAGAGCAGAATTTTTAGAACATTTTTCTAAAAATCATATTTTCTTGTTTCAATGTTTTGAAACACATGTTCAGTCAATAGTGTTAAAATCATTGGTTCCGGAAACTGATTTTCTAACCAAAGAGGGTTTGCAATGGTTAAGTGATAATATGTTTACTGAGACGATTGAAATGAAAGTTGGAAAGAAAGTATTTGCCGAAGATAGAAATGTATCTATTTTTGAATTGATTCAGCAGGGCGCTTTTTTAAGCGATGGACAATTATTTAAACAAATTAATACTATTTTGGAATCTTAA
- a CDS encoding LytTR family DNA-binding domain-containing protein: MKLNCVVVDDSSIQRTIIAKLVNNHPGLHLIGDFSNAIEAKSCISLNNIDLIFLDIEMPVINGFDFLDGLKSKPQIIFITSKAEYALKAFDYDATDYLQKPIAVDRFNASVKRAIDMHLLKKEVKEEEGEHIFIKSNLKKLKIFTSKIKWIEAFGDYVRVVTEDDSNLVLSTMKSFENDLSKDKFIRVHKSYIINIDKVERFNSKFAEIGITKIPLSRNKKEDLVKALSTSS; the protein is encoded by the coding sequence ATGAAACTAAACTGTGTTGTTGTAGATGATAGTTCTATACAGAGGACAATTATTGCAAAATTAGTTAATAATCACCCAGGTTTGCACTTAATCGGGGACTTTTCTAATGCAATAGAAGCAAAAAGTTGTATCTCTTTAAATAATATCGATCTAATATTCCTAGATATTGAAATGCCTGTTATCAATGGTTTTGATTTCCTTGATGGACTAAAATCAAAGCCTCAAATCATATTTATTACCTCTAAAGCCGAATATGCCTTAAAAGCCTTTGACTATGATGCCACTGATTATCTTCAGAAGCCCATTGCAGTTGACCGATTTAATGCTTCTGTAAAAAGAGCAATCGATATGCACTTGCTTAAAAAGGAAGTAAAAGAAGAAGAAGGCGAGCATATCTTTATCAAAAGTAATCTTAAAAAGCTTAAAATTTTCACGTCTAAAATCAAATGGATTGAAGCTTTTGGAGATTATGTAAGAGTAGTTACAGAAGACGACAGCAACCTGGTTCTTTCGACAATGAAATCTTTTGAAAATGATTTATCAAAAGACAAATTTATTCGCGTACACAAATCTTATATTATTAATATTGATAAGGTAGAGCGCTTTAACAGCAAATTTGCCGAAATTGGAATCACAAAAATTCCATTAAGCCGAAACAAAAAAGAAGATTTAGTTAAAGCATTGTCAACATCGTCGTAA